From Gimesia panareensis, the proteins below share one genomic window:
- a CDS encoding ABC transporter, which translates to MKYQLVLQFTGTVIPDYDSLVDLESVLIDEIQEDGKTTVDGHDFGSSQMNLFLTVEDPQNVLSRIRGQIEHPLMDRVRAGYRAVSDKTFRAIWPESLHEFTVKSIHV; encoded by the coding sequence ATGAAGTATCAACTCGTTCTGCAATTCACGGGAACAGTCATTCCAGATTATGATTCGCTGGTTGATTTGGAGTCGGTGCTGATTGATGAAATCCAGGAAGATGGTAAGACGACTGTAGACGGCCATGATTTCGGCAGTTCTCAGATGAATCTGTTCCTGACCGTTGAAGATCCTCAGAATGTTCTGAGTCGCATCCGCGGACAGATTGAGCACCCCCTGATGGACCGCGTTCGCGCCGGCTATCGTGCCGTGAGCGATAAAACGTTTCGTGCCATCTGGCCGGAATCGCTGCATGAATTTACGGTGAAGTCGATCCACGTTTGA